From Nycticebus coucang isolate mNycCou1 chromosome 6, mNycCou1.pri, whole genome shotgun sequence, the proteins below share one genomic window:
- the B3GAT1 gene encoding galactosylgalactosylxylosylprotein 3-beta-glucuronosyltransferase 1 isoform X3 — protein sequence MPKRRDILAIVLIVLPWTLLITVWHQSTLAPLLTVHKDEGSDPRRDTPPGTDPREYCMSDRDIVEVVRTEYVYTRPPPWSDTLPTIHVVTPTYSRPVQKAELTRMANTLLHVPNLHWLVVEDAPRRTPLTARLLRDTGLNYTHLHVETPRNYKLRGDARDPRIPRGTMQRNLALRWLRETFPRNSTQPGVVYFADDDNTYSLELFEEMRSTRRVSVWPVAFVGGLRYEAPRVNGAGKVVGWKTVFDPHRPFAIDMAGFAVNLRLILQRSQAYFKLRGVKGGYQESSLLRELVTLNDLEPKAANCTKILVWHTRTEKPVLVNEGKKGFTDPSVEI from the exons ATGCCGAAGAGACGGGACATCCTTGCGATCGTCCTCATCGTGCTGCCCTGGACGCTGCTCATCACCGTGTGGCACCAGAGCACCCTCGCACCCCTGCTCACTGTGCACAAGG ATGAAGGCAGTGACCCCCGGCGTGACACGCCCCCGGGCACGGACCCCAGGGAGTACTGCATGTCTGACCGCGACATTGTGGAGGTGGTGCGAACCGAGTACGTGTACACGCGGCCCCCGCCGTGGTCGGACACTCTCCCCACCATTCACGTGGTGACGCCCACCTACAGCCGACCGGTGCAGAAGGCCGAACTGACGCGCATGGCCAACACGCTGCTGCACGTGCCCAACCTGCACTGGCTGGTGGTGGAGGACGCGCCGCGCCGGACGCCGCTGACCGCGCGCCTGTTGCGCGACACCGGCCTCAACTACACGCACTTGCACGTGGAAACGCCCCGCAACTACAAGCTGCGCGGCGACGCCCGGGACCCGCGCATCCCGCGGGGCACGATGCAGCGCAACCTGGCCCTGCGCTGGCTGCGCGAGACCTTCCCGCGCAACTCCACCCAGCCGGGCGTGGTGTACTTCGCCGACGACGACAACACTTACAGCCTGGAGCTCTTCGAGGAG ATGCGGAGCACCAGGAGGGTGTCTGTGTGGCCTGTGGCCTTCGTCGGCGGCCTGCGGTATGAGGCCCCACGGGTGAATGGGGCAGGGAAGGTGGTCGGCTGGAAGACAGTGTTCGACCCCCACCGACCCTTTGCAATAGACATGGCTGGATTTGCAGTCAACCTGAGGCTCATTCTACAGAGAAGCCAGGCCTACTTCAAGCTACGTGGAGTGAAGGGAGGCTATCAGGAAAGCAGCCTTCTTCGAGAACTTGTTACCCTCAATGACCTTGAGCCCAAGGCAGCCAACTGCACCAAG ATCCTGGTGTGGCACACACGGACGGAGAAGCCAGTGCTGGTGAATGAGGGGAAGAAGGGCTTCACAGACCCCTCGGTGGAGATCTGA
- the B3GAT1 gene encoding galactosylgalactosylxylosylprotein 3-beta-glucuronosyltransferase 1 isoform X1, whose amino-acid sequence MPGALLWSETSGVEGRGLTAVATCPSTRQQRRGAHRCPPPRAPDPAPEQRPLLRFQSGGTLQTCFRNGWVVSAGNEEPWTQPALEMPKRRDILAIVLIVLPWTLLITVWHQSTLAPLLTVHKDEGSDPRRDTPPGTDPREYCMSDRDIVEVVRTEYVYTRPPPWSDTLPTIHVVTPTYSRPVQKAELTRMANTLLHVPNLHWLVVEDAPRRTPLTARLLRDTGLNYTHLHVETPRNYKLRGDARDPRIPRGTMQRNLALRWLRETFPRNSTQPGVVYFADDDNTYSLELFEEMRSTRRVSVWPVAFVGGLRYEAPRVNGAGKVVGWKTVFDPHRPFAIDMAGFAVNLRLILQRSQAYFKLRGVKGGYQESSLLRELVTLNDLEPKAANCTKILVWHTRTEKPVLVNEGKKGFTDPSVEI is encoded by the exons GTGTCCACCTCCCAGGGCTCCTGACCCTGCCCCTGAACAGCGACCCCTTCTTAGATTCCAGTCAGGCGGGACTCTCCAAACCTGCTTCCGCAATGGGTGGGTTGTGAGCGCTG GTAATGAGGAGCCGTGGACGCAGCCAGCCTTGGAGATGCCGAAGAGACGGGACATCCTTGCGATCGTCCTCATCGTGCTGCCCTGGACGCTGCTCATCACCGTGTGGCACCAGAGCACCCTCGCACCCCTGCTCACTGTGCACAAGG ATGAAGGCAGTGACCCCCGGCGTGACACGCCCCCGGGCACGGACCCCAGGGAGTACTGCATGTCTGACCGCGACATTGTGGAGGTGGTGCGAACCGAGTACGTGTACACGCGGCCCCCGCCGTGGTCGGACACTCTCCCCACCATTCACGTGGTGACGCCCACCTACAGCCGACCGGTGCAGAAGGCCGAACTGACGCGCATGGCCAACACGCTGCTGCACGTGCCCAACCTGCACTGGCTGGTGGTGGAGGACGCGCCGCGCCGGACGCCGCTGACCGCGCGCCTGTTGCGCGACACCGGCCTCAACTACACGCACTTGCACGTGGAAACGCCCCGCAACTACAAGCTGCGCGGCGACGCCCGGGACCCGCGCATCCCGCGGGGCACGATGCAGCGCAACCTGGCCCTGCGCTGGCTGCGCGAGACCTTCCCGCGCAACTCCACCCAGCCGGGCGTGGTGTACTTCGCCGACGACGACAACACTTACAGCCTGGAGCTCTTCGAGGAG ATGCGGAGCACCAGGAGGGTGTCTGTGTGGCCTGTGGCCTTCGTCGGCGGCCTGCGGTATGAGGCCCCACGGGTGAATGGGGCAGGGAAGGTGGTCGGCTGGAAGACAGTGTTCGACCCCCACCGACCCTTTGCAATAGACATGGCTGGATTTGCAGTCAACCTGAGGCTCATTCTACAGAGAAGCCAGGCCTACTTCAAGCTACGTGGAGTGAAGGGAGGCTATCAGGAAAGCAGCCTTCTTCGAGAACTTGTTACCCTCAATGACCTTGAGCCCAAGGCAGCCAACTGCACCAAG ATCCTGGTGTGGCACACACGGACGGAGAAGCCAGTGCTGGTGAATGAGGGGAAGAAGGGCTTCACAGACCCCTCGGTGGAGATCTGA
- the B3GAT1 gene encoding galactosylgalactosylxylosylprotein 3-beta-glucuronosyltransferase 1 isoform X2, with the protein MGNEEPWTQPALEMPKRRDILAIVLIVLPWTLLITVWHQSTLAPLLTVHKDEGSDPRRDTPPGTDPREYCMSDRDIVEVVRTEYVYTRPPPWSDTLPTIHVVTPTYSRPVQKAELTRMANTLLHVPNLHWLVVEDAPRRTPLTARLLRDTGLNYTHLHVETPRNYKLRGDARDPRIPRGTMQRNLALRWLRETFPRNSTQPGVVYFADDDNTYSLELFEEMRSTRRVSVWPVAFVGGLRYEAPRVNGAGKVVGWKTVFDPHRPFAIDMAGFAVNLRLILQRSQAYFKLRGVKGGYQESSLLRELVTLNDLEPKAANCTKILVWHTRTEKPVLVNEGKKGFTDPSVEI; encoded by the exons ATGG GTAATGAGGAGCCGTGGACGCAGCCAGCCTTGGAGATGCCGAAGAGACGGGACATCCTTGCGATCGTCCTCATCGTGCTGCCCTGGACGCTGCTCATCACCGTGTGGCACCAGAGCACCCTCGCACCCCTGCTCACTGTGCACAAGG ATGAAGGCAGTGACCCCCGGCGTGACACGCCCCCGGGCACGGACCCCAGGGAGTACTGCATGTCTGACCGCGACATTGTGGAGGTGGTGCGAACCGAGTACGTGTACACGCGGCCCCCGCCGTGGTCGGACACTCTCCCCACCATTCACGTGGTGACGCCCACCTACAGCCGACCGGTGCAGAAGGCCGAACTGACGCGCATGGCCAACACGCTGCTGCACGTGCCCAACCTGCACTGGCTGGTGGTGGAGGACGCGCCGCGCCGGACGCCGCTGACCGCGCGCCTGTTGCGCGACACCGGCCTCAACTACACGCACTTGCACGTGGAAACGCCCCGCAACTACAAGCTGCGCGGCGACGCCCGGGACCCGCGCATCCCGCGGGGCACGATGCAGCGCAACCTGGCCCTGCGCTGGCTGCGCGAGACCTTCCCGCGCAACTCCACCCAGCCGGGCGTGGTGTACTTCGCCGACGACGACAACACTTACAGCCTGGAGCTCTTCGAGGAG ATGCGGAGCACCAGGAGGGTGTCTGTGTGGCCTGTGGCCTTCGTCGGCGGCCTGCGGTATGAGGCCCCACGGGTGAATGGGGCAGGGAAGGTGGTCGGCTGGAAGACAGTGTTCGACCCCCACCGACCCTTTGCAATAGACATGGCTGGATTTGCAGTCAACCTGAGGCTCATTCTACAGAGAAGCCAGGCCTACTTCAAGCTACGTGGAGTGAAGGGAGGCTATCAGGAAAGCAGCCTTCTTCGAGAACTTGTTACCCTCAATGACCTTGAGCCCAAGGCAGCCAACTGCACCAAG ATCCTGGTGTGGCACACACGGACGGAGAAGCCAGTGCTGGTGAATGAGGGGAAGAAGGGCTTCACAGACCCCTCGGTGGAGATCTGA